The Haloarcula marismortui ATCC 43049 region TAGGCCCCTGCAAACTGCACCGCGTTATACGTCCCGTGAATCACAGCCGGCACTGTGAGGTTGTCCGTATACTCGTACGCTGCTCCCAGTACTAAGGCCAGGACGAATGCGATACCGATGTACACCAGTTTGCCTTCCCCTGACAACGAGAAGAGATGGATCGATGCGAACAGAGCGCTTGCGAGGATGATTGCACGAGCCGGATGGAGACTTTCACGGAGGGTGCCCTGTACGAGGCCCCGGAACAACAGCTCTTCTCCCGGGCCGACTAACAGGAATTGAAGGGGGATCAGAAGAAGGAATACACTCGGATTTTGTCGCCCGACCTCGACGATCTGATTCTGAGCCGAGTTCAGACCGAGGGCTGTGATTACTGAGGACGCCACAAAGAGCAACCCCAGGATCGCTATACTCCCGCCAACAATCACTGCTCCATCACGCTTGTCAGGTGAACGAACTGGAACGAATCCCAATCCGAGATCACGGCCTTTGAGATAAAGGATGGCGATGCCCCCAAACGTCACTCCTTGGAGGAAGAACGTGCTCACAACCAGTCTGAGGGCTGGGCGCGACGCGAGGTCGACTCCGAACAACCCGACTACCGTCGCGACGGCAAGGATTACGATAGCCCCCGCGACGTATGATCCATACGTGAGACCAATCGCCGAGGCGACAGACCGGAAACGAGATATCGACGACATTAATCAGATGTGAGCGTAGGGCTCCACCCTACAAGC contains the following coding sequences:
- a CDS encoding CPBP family intramembrane glutamic endopeptidase produces the protein MSSISRFRSVASAIGLTYGSYVAGAIVILAVATVVGLFGVDLASRPALRLVVSTFFLQGVTFGGIAILYLKGRDLGLGFVPVRSPDKRDGAVIVGGSIAILGLLFVASSVITALGLNSAQNQIVEVGRQNPSVFLLLIPLQFLLVGPGEELLFRGLVQGTLRESLHPARAIILASALFASIHLFSLSGEGKLVYIGIAFVLALVLGAAYEYTDNLTVPAVIHGTYNAVQFAGAYLTATGGL